The proteins below come from a single Fodinicola acaciae genomic window:
- a CDS encoding ROK family transcriptional regulator yields MPASTAALRAANARRVLDALRRGPASQAELARRTGLAPATVSAIVRTLTATGSVEVSIGTSNGRRAHEVRLGSGPVAAGIDLDHRHIRVVVGSGSVLAERFVEVDADLSAVEGIDTAVRLLEEALRESGRDRLAAVALGLPAPVDVRTGEVGSSSILPNWVGVRAEDVLRDRLGLPVVVDNDSNLGALGEMTWGASAGKRDSAYIKASTGIGAGLVIAGELFRGLAGTAGEIGHTTIDENGPVCRCGNRGCLEMLAGVPILLRLLEQAYGRALTLPEAIARAQAGDPGCVRVLADAGRHIGVAAANLANLLNPEVIVVGGELAQAGDLLLDPLRTVVRRYAIPSAASLAEVVTTQLGNRAEALGALALALQHAERLPFEH; encoded by the coding sequence ATGCCGGCGTCGACCGCCGCCCTGCGGGCCGCCAACGCTCGCCGCGTGCTCGACGCGCTGCGCCGCGGTCCGGCCAGCCAGGCCGAGCTGGCCCGCCGGACCGGTCTCGCGCCGGCGACGGTGTCGGCGATCGTACGCACGCTCACCGCGACCGGGTCCGTCGAGGTCAGCATCGGCACCAGCAACGGCCGGCGAGCGCACGAAGTGCGGCTCGGCAGCGGTCCGGTGGCCGCCGGCATCGACCTCGACCACCGGCACATCCGCGTCGTCGTCGGGTCCGGGTCGGTGCTGGCCGAGCGGTTCGTCGAGGTGGACGCGGATCTCAGCGCTGTCGAAGGCATCGACACGGCCGTACGGCTGCTTGAGGAGGCGCTGCGAGAGTCGGGACGCGACCGGCTGGCCGCCGTCGCGCTCGGCCTGCCGGCGCCGGTCGACGTGCGTACCGGCGAGGTCGGCTCGTCGTCGATCCTGCCGAACTGGGTCGGCGTACGCGCCGAGGACGTGCTGCGCGACCGGCTCGGCCTGCCGGTCGTGGTCGACAACGACTCCAACCTCGGTGCGCTGGGCGAGATGACCTGGGGTGCCAGCGCCGGCAAGCGGGATTCGGCTTATATCAAGGCTTCCACGGGCATCGGCGCTGGATTGGTGATCGCCGGCGAGCTGTTTCGCGGCCTGGCCGGCACCGCCGGCGAGATCGGCCACACGACGATCGACGAGAACGGCCCGGTCTGCCGCTGCGGCAACCGCGGCTGCCTGGAGATGCTGGCCGGCGTACCGATCCTGTTGCGGTTGCTGGAGCAGGCCTACGGTCGCGCGCTGACCCTGCCGGAGGCGATCGCGCGCGCCCAGGCCGGCGACCCCGGCTGCGTCCGCGTACTCGCCGACGCGGGCCGCCACATCGGCGTCGCCGCCGCCAACCTCGCCAACCTCCTCAACCCCGAGGTCATCGTCGTCGGCGGCGAACTCGCCCAGGCCGGCGACCTCCTCCTCGACCCCCTGCGCACCGTCGTCCGCCGCTATGCCATCCCCAGCGCCGCCTCCCTCGCCGA